One Portunus trituberculatus isolate SZX2019 chromosome 42, ASM1759143v1, whole genome shotgun sequence DNA window includes the following coding sequences:
- the LOC123517624 gene encoding transcription factor SOX-9-like: protein MLPQGLQETLPEFPLSAGATFGSLVIDETSPTPYSDATQTKKHPPNHIKRPMNAFMVWSQMERREIVKFAPDTHNAEISKQLGRRWKMLSEEQRRPYRDEAERLKQLHMREYPDYKYRPRKKSKDPLKGVSERCGGKVGKVHQMNSLCKEFANGIKPKDCLLNNAKPGDLQGMEDHVSWSLPLTPTSPPRVPTSPTTSDLPDSPESAFSFDDHAFIRSSMVTFPPTPKQSYGAPTEGLPRSSPGTNTSFPYHNAVPSAPSPSRTSSCLYNVPQRHPLYQPTFFAEQKLAHAYLKPEVLNPAAYLKQEQEQLHLQQQHHLQQQQQKANFHQHQQQHSCLYSPVGSQVGSFFASAVAAHHHHHHQQQQQQQQQHHHHHQQQQHQPTVKVEAQEAHPATLDDLDNIGVTELIPMTSDLKVELDSLADLGYESGGSGAGSWANVSITSANSNVLADFEIMNAWINS from the exons ACGAAGAAACATCCGCCCAACCACATCAAGCGGCCCATGAACGCCTTCATGGTGTGGTCGCAGATGGAGCGGCGAGAGATTGTCAAATTCGCCCCCGACACCCACAATGCCGAGATCTCCAAGCAACTAGGCCGCCGCTGGAAGATGTTGTCGGAGGAGCAGCGGCGACCGTACCGAGATGAAGCTGAACGCCTGAAACAGCTGCACATGCGCGAGTACCCGGATTACAAGTATCGGCCGCGTAAGAAGTCGAAGGATCCACTGAAGGGCGTATCAGAACGGTGCGGCGGGAAAGTTGGTAAGGTGCACCAGATGAACAGTCTTTGTAAGGAGTTTGCCAATGGTATCAAGCCAAAGGATTGTCTCCTCAACAATGCTAAGCCAGGAGACCTCCAGGGAATGGAAGATCACGTGAGTTGGTCCCTGCCCCTTACCCCAACCTCCCCGCCACGCGTCCCCACCAGTCCCACCACCTCCGATCTTCCAGACTCTCCGGAGAGCGCATTTAGCTTCGACGATCACGCCTTCATCAGGTCCTCGATGGTCACCTTCCCGCCCACACCTAAGCAGAGTTACGGTGCACCCACTGAAGGTCTTCCCCGCTCGTCTCCGGGCACCAACACGTCTTTCCCCTATCACAACGCTGTTCCTTCTGCCCCCTCCCCCAGCAGGACAAGCAGCTGCCTCTATAATGTTCCCCAAAGACACCCGCTCTACCAGCCAACCTTCTTCGCCGAACAAAAATTGGCACACGCTTATTTAAAGCCCGAGGTGCTCAATCCAGCGGCGTATCtcaagcaggagcaggagcagcttcatctacagcaacaacaccatctccagcagcagcagcagaaggcaaACTTccatcagcatcagcagcagcattccTGCCTCTACTCGCCGGTTGGTTCCCAAGTTGGTTCATTCTTCGCGTCAGCTGTTGcagcccaccaccatcaccaccatcaacaacaacaacagcagcaacaacaacaccatcatcaccatcaacaacaacagcatcaac CGACAGTCAAAGTGGAGGCCCAGGAAGCTCACCCCGCCACGCTTGATGACCTCGACAACATCGGGGTCACGGAGTTGATTCCCATGACCTCTGACCTGAAGGTGGAGCTGGACTCGCTGGCTGACCTGGGCTACGAGTCTGGAGGGTCAGGGGCGGGGAGCTGGGCTAACGTGTCCATCACCTCGGCAAACTCAAACGTCCTTGCTGATTTCGAGATTATGAATGCATGGATCAACTCTTGA